In Syntrophomonas wolfei subsp. wolfei str. Goettingen G311, a single window of DNA contains:
- a CDS encoding S1C family serine protease: MDEQDYLQSEGEHDDTIDEYLEMLEEDEASAESKRSRPVFKIGAVVILLAFIAFAYAWLPFLWPPHLDFLQQDQALSEEDLVLRCKPAVVNIQAKKTGDALSSQGTGINLEAEGMIITNRHVVEGAESVKVSFSDEKSYFSQDMEIIDGYDLAVIRLKAKDLPFVAVETEQMVERGQIVTIIGNPRGFQRISSRGEVKEYFESDAGMPAFTINATIAPGSSGSPVLDEKGCLVGIIFAIGTVKLDGEEQERALAIPATALNYTEAR, translated from the coding sequence ATGGATGAACAAGATTACCTGCAAAGCGAAGGGGAACATGATGATACGATAGATGAATACCTGGAAATGCTGGAGGAAGACGAGGCCTCCGCCGAGAGTAAACGAAGTCGGCCGGTTTTCAAAATCGGAGCTGTCGTAATTCTGTTGGCTTTTATAGCTTTTGCCTATGCCTGGCTGCCGTTTTTGTGGCCGCCTCATCTGGATTTTTTACAACAGGACCAGGCTTTATCTGAGGAAGATTTGGTGCTTCGTTGTAAACCGGCGGTAGTAAATATTCAGGCCAAGAAAACCGGGGATGCATTGAGCAGTCAGGGAACCGGTATTAACCTGGAAGCCGAGGGGATGATAATTACCAATCGTCATGTGGTGGAAGGGGCAGAATCGGTTAAAGTAAGTTTTAGCGATGAAAAGAGCTATTTTAGCCAGGACATGGAAATCATTGATGGCTATGACCTGGCGGTTATAAGACTGAAAGCCAAGGACCTTCCATTCGTGGCCGTAGAAACAGAGCAGATGGTGGAGCGGGGACAAATTGTTACTATTATCGGTAACCCCCGTGGATTCCAGCGCATATCTTCCCGGGGGGAAGTGAAAGAGTATTTTGAAAGCGATGCCGGAATGCCGGCGTTTACTATCAATGCCACCATTGCTCCCGGCAGCAGCGGCAGCCCGGTTTTGGATGAAAAGGGGTGCTTGGTAGGCATCATTTTTGCCATTGGAACCGTAAAACTCGATGGTGAAGAGCAGGAGCGGGCTCTGGCTATTCCCGCCACTGCCCTGAATTATACTGAAGCGAGGTGA
- a CDS encoding zinc ribbon domain-containing protein → MADRIEFVKNYSDLSTNKGFQFEFYCDRCGSGYRTRFKPSITGTVTGVLDTAGSLLGGLFSSAADVSERVRSASWEKSHDDAFEDACNELKPDFIQCPRCSSWVCRQKCWNKKKGLCKECAPDLGVEMAAAQASKSVEEIWAHAAMAEEDKKLGLENWRENVRASCPECEAPLASNAKFCPECGAKLKAAQFCPSCGAKVNPGSKFCAECGEKF, encoded by the coding sequence ATGGCGGACAGGATCGAATTTGTTAAAAATTATAGTGATCTTAGCACTAATAAGGGATTTCAATTCGAGTTTTACTGCGACCGCTGCGGAAGCGGTTACCGGACACGCTTTAAACCGAGTATTACCGGTACAGTAACCGGCGTATTGGATACTGCCGGCAGCTTGCTGGGCGGATTATTTAGCAGTGCAGCTGATGTTAGTGAAAGAGTCAGGTCTGCTTCCTGGGAGAAATCACATGATGATGCCTTTGAAGATGCCTGCAACGAGCTAAAACCTGATTTTATACAGTGCCCGCGCTGTTCATCCTGGGTGTGCCGCCAGAAGTGCTGGAACAAGAAAAAAGGGCTGTGTAAAGAATGTGCCCCTGACCTGGGAGTAGAAATGGCTGCAGCCCAGGCCAGTAAGTCAGTGGAGGAGATATGGGCACATGCTGCCATGGCTGAGGAGGACAAGAAACTTGGTCTGGAGAATTGGCGGGAGAATGTGCGGGCTAGTTGTCCGGAATGCGAGGCGCCCCTGGCCAGCAATGCCAAGTTCTGTCCGGAATGCGGGGCCAAACTTAAAGCAGCGCAATTCTGCCCGTCCTGTGGAGCAAAAGTAAACCCCGGCAGCAAGTTTTGTGCAGAATGTGGGGAAAAATTCTAG
- a CDS encoding ferritin-like domain-containing protein, protein MTCQNFKQMVWEAIADEIGAVAMYAQMANMVNNVELKTLILSIAGDEYGHAKFWLAVYNLDD, encoded by the coding sequence TTGACATGTCAAAACTTCAAACAGATGGTATGGGAAGCGATTGCAGATGAAATTGGTGCGGTAGCTATGTATGCACAAATGGCCAATATGGTAAACAATGTAGAGCTCAAGACCCTGATACTCAGTATTGCTGGTGATGAGTATGGGCACGCTAAATTCTGGTTAGCCGTCTATAACCTGGATGACTAA
- a CDS encoding DNRLRE domain-containing protein: MNSKDLNSMLSTAMENKSKLLELYQDISSQIPDPNLQEEITRNILSSEKRHAALLQKLMQKLSDKASSDNGEKSDPARTRMADPETKNELAINVNNDIEGQSAFTAESHREGNQVKVLIITPNQDSYISKYYANHNYRNSLSNYVGRDLSSGDIYHSLLHFDMRPLSKQARITKANLILNLCRNEITYKDPVLTIRPVIEAWNESTITWDTQPQSSTTQHYSTEINPKHFRFLNIDISDLAREWHRHPEHNQGFIITGLENNGLLGFRSRRYFEESKRPILLVEFTLDGH; the protein is encoded by the coding sequence ATGAATTCAAAAGACCTTAACTCCATGTTATCCACGGCTATGGAAAACAAATCGAAATTACTGGAACTATATCAGGATATCTCTTCCCAGATACCAGACCCGAATTTGCAAGAAGAAATAACGCGAAACATACTTTCCAGCGAGAAGAGACACGCTGCTTTGCTCCAGAAACTGATGCAGAAGCTTTCTGATAAAGCAAGTTCAGATAATGGGGAGAAAAGTGACCCGGCAAGGACTAGGATGGCTGATCCCGAAACTAAGAATGAGCTTGCTATTAATGTTAATAATGATATAGAGGGCCAGTCCGCTTTTACCGCCGAGTCCCACCGGGAAGGGAATCAAGTAAAAGTCCTAATCATAACCCCCAATCAAGATAGTTATATTAGCAAATATTATGCCAACCATAACTATAGAAACTCACTATCAAACTATGTAGGCCGTGATCTTTCCTCCGGGGATATTTATCACTCACTGCTGCACTTTGACATGCGACCACTATCCAAGCAGGCGAGGATCACTAAGGCTAACCTGATATTAAACCTATGTAGAAACGAGATTACTTATAAAGACCCGGTACTAACAATAAGGCCGGTAATTGAAGCCTGGAATGAAAGTACGATCACCTGGGACACGCAACCACAGAGCAGTACTACCCAGCACTATTCTACGGAGATCAATCCCAAGCATTTTCGTTTCCTGAATATTGATATAAGCGATCTGGCCAGGGAATGGCACCGGCATCCTGAACATAACCAGGGTTTCATTATCACCGGCTTGGAAAATAATGGATTGTTGGGATTTAGGAGCAGACGGTATTTTGAGGAATCTAAACGGCCAATTTTACTGGTGGAATTTACGCTTGACGGCCACTAA
- a CDS encoding Crp/Fnr family transcriptional regulator gives MQRDLGKNVKLFNDIKADDLSVMLSCLGVKNQQYEKRSIIIMAEDNVDHVGVVLRGAVLIVKEDFSGNRSIVDHIGQYEMFGEAFACAGIQKSPVTVVAAEKSEIMWIQFRRIFNTCSMSCVFHAKLIENMMKVLAVKNLQMNQKLEITSKRNLRDKLMAYLLIQAKEAKSFDFIIPLNRSELADYLYVDRSALSRELCKMRDEGLIEFKKNHFCMSPM, from the coding sequence ATGCAAAGAGATTTGGGGAAAAACGTTAAATTATTTAATGATATCAAAGCAGATGATTTGTCTGTTATGTTGTCCTGTCTTGGTGTGAAAAACCAACAATATGAAAAAAGAAGTATTATTATAATGGCGGAAGATAATGTGGATCATGTGGGGGTTGTTTTGCGGGGGGCAGTCCTGATTGTGAAAGAGGATTTTTCCGGGAACCGATCGATTGTTGATCATATCGGGCAGTATGAAATGTTCGGTGAAGCCTTCGCTTGTGCCGGAATACAAAAATCACCGGTCACAGTTGTTGCTGCTGAAAAAAGCGAAATCATGTGGATTCAGTTTCGCCGGATATTCAATACATGCTCTATGAGTTGCGTATTTCATGCCAAGCTAATAGAAAATATGATGAAAGTACTCGCTGTAAAGAACTTGCAAATGAATCAAAAACTAGAAATTACATCGAAAAGAAATTTGCGGGATAAACTGATGGCGTATCTTCTCATACAGGCAAAAGAGGCCAAATCTTTTGATTTTATAATACCGTTGAACAGAAGCGAGCTGGCAGATTACCTATATGTGGACAGAAGCGCCTTGTCTAGAGAACTATGCAAAATGAGAGATGAAGGGCTCATAGAGTTTAAAAAGAACCACTTTTGCATGTCCCCCATGTAA
- the hcp gene encoding hydroxylamine reductase — protein sequence MSDMFCFQCEQTTKSSACIGKAGICGKKADTAKLQDVLTGALVGLARAAQVNKPNASTHRTMLEALFTTVTNVNFDNEAVTRQIEAVRNAKNTLLAQVGNPGVNTGDYDIEKLWNDNEDIRSLKSLLLFGLRGMAAYAYHALILGYSDEEVNNFFYKGMFAIGEDWGMDELLPLVMESGTVNLKCMEMLDKANTETYGTPVSTTVPLTIEKGPFIVVTGHDLYDLYQLLEQTKDKGINIYTNGEMLPAHAYPKLKAYPHLKGNFGTAWYNQQKELDHIPAPVLYTTNCLMPVKDSYRDRVFTTAVVAYPGMVHIDEAKDFTPVIEKALELGGYTEEHRMTGINGGTQVTTGFGHGTVLSVADTVIDAVKAGAIKHFFLVGGCDGAKSGRNYYTEFVRQTPQDSVILTLACGKYRFNDLDWGEIGGLPRIMDMGQCNDAYSAIRVAVALAEAFDCGVNELPLTMVLSWYEQKAVSILLTLLSLGIKNIYLGPTLPAFVSPNVLNYLVDNFNISPISTPDEDLKKILG from the coding sequence ATGTCAGATATGTTTTGTTTTCAGTGTGAGCAGACCACAAAATCAAGCGCATGTATTGGTAAAGCAGGTATATGCGGCAAAAAAGCGGATACTGCCAAATTACAGGATGTACTGACCGGCGCGCTTGTTGGCTTGGCGCGTGCAGCACAGGTGAATAAGCCTAATGCATCGACACACCGCACCATGCTGGAAGCCCTTTTTACCACAGTCACCAACGTAAACTTTGACAACGAAGCAGTAACCCGCCAGATTGAAGCGGTCCGCAACGCGAAAAATACTTTGCTAGCTCAGGTTGGAAACCCTGGTGTCAATACCGGTGATTATGATATTGAAAAGCTGTGGAATGACAACGAGGACATTCGTTCTCTGAAATCTCTGCTCCTGTTCGGTCTGCGCGGTATGGCAGCCTATGCCTATCATGCACTGATCCTGGGGTATAGCGATGAGGAAGTAAACAATTTCTTCTATAAGGGCATGTTTGCTATCGGTGAGGATTGGGGTATGGACGAACTACTGCCCCTGGTAATGGAAAGCGGCACCGTCAACCTCAAATGCATGGAGATGCTGGACAAAGCAAATACGGAAACTTACGGAACACCCGTGTCCACAACTGTACCGCTTACCATTGAGAAAGGTCCTTTTATCGTGGTAACGGGCCATGATCTATATGACTTGTATCAGCTGTTAGAGCAAACCAAGGATAAGGGCATTAATATTTATACAAATGGCGAGATGCTTCCCGCCCATGCATATCCGAAACTGAAGGCTTATCCCCATCTTAAAGGTAACTTTGGCACCGCATGGTATAACCAGCAAAAGGAACTTGACCATATTCCCGCACCTGTTCTCTACACCACCAACTGCCTGATGCCGGTAAAAGACAGCTACCGTGATCGCGTCTTCACCACCGCGGTGGTAGCTTATCCGGGAATGGTGCACATTGATGAAGCTAAAGACTTCACACCAGTCATTGAAAAGGCACTGGAACTGGGAGGTTATACCGAGGAGCACAGAATGACCGGTATTAACGGAGGAACACAGGTAACAACCGGCTTTGGGCACGGTACTGTACTGTCGGTTGCAGATACGGTAATCGATGCCGTTAAAGCTGGAGCCATTAAGCACTTCTTCCTGGTCGGCGGCTGTGACGGCGCCAAATCTGGTCGTAACTATTACACCGAGTTTGTTCGCCAGACACCTCAGGACAGTGTGATTCTGACGCTGGCCTGCGGCAAATACCGCTTCAATGATTTGGATTGGGGAGAAATCGGCGGACTACCTCGTATCATGGATATGGGGCAGTGCAACGATGCCTACAGTGCGATTCGTGTCGCGGTAGCACTTGCTGAAGCTTTTGACTGCGGTGTGAATGAACTGCCTCTTACCATGGTTCTCTCCTGGTATGAACAGAAGGCGGTCAGCATCTTACTGACACTGCTGTCTTTAGGTATCAAAAACATCTACCTGGGGCCAACACTTCCGGCCTTTGTTTCTCCTAACGTCCTGAATTATTTAGTGGACAACTTTAACATTTCCCCGATTTCGACACCTGATGAAGATCTGAAGAAAATCCTCGGATAA
- a CDS encoding cupin domain-containing protein: MEIIKVNELPYMQTGWGIKGKPIVDMPEIGIINLLLEPGEQVPSHKTPVDVLFQVIEGKGIITVGEESAIVSSGDIIVSPAQIPHSLEASQGCLFSVYVIKVPNTIKNAVKDPNKPKQHHRP; encoded by the coding sequence ATGGAAATTATCAAGGTGAATGAGTTGCCCTATATGCAGACTGGCTGGGGTATAAAAGGCAAGCCGATCGTAGACATGCCCGAAATTGGTATTATCAATTTGCTTCTCGAACCAGGAGAACAGGTTCCTTCCCACAAAACACCGGTGGATGTTCTGTTTCAAGTTATAGAAGGCAAAGGTATTATTACTGTAGGCGAAGAAAGTGCGATAGTTTCATCCGGGGATATAATAGTTAGTCCAGCGCAAATACCACATAGTCTGGAAGCCTCACAGGGGTGCTTGTTTTCGGTTTATGTTATCAAAGTTCCGAACACTATAAAGAATGCTGTAAAGGACCCCAATAAGCCGAAACAACACCACCGCCCATAA
- a CDS encoding transposase — MVLITTEVIFVPRVARIKSKSGIYHIIMRGINRQIVFEENEDCVKFIQTLQKYKAICKYRLYAYCLMGNHLHLLLMEGTEPLGNVMRRICSSYVLWYNKKYDRVGYLFQDRFKSEPVEDDGYFLTVLRYIFQNPVKAGIVTKIKDYKWTNYTDYIEGSNKTDTDFVLDFFNTNRERAIRSFIEYINKTNDDKCLDIPGKRQLTDEDAKKIIKDHCHIYNALDLYKFDVNKRNQYLKELKEGYGLSIRQIERLTGIGRGIIQRA, encoded by the coding sequence GTGGTATTAATTACCACAGAGGTGATTTTTGTGCCAAGAGTGGCCAGGATAAAAAGTAAGAGTGGAATATACCATATTATTATGAGAGGAATTAATCGTCAGATTGTGTTTGAGGAGAATGAAGATTGCGTCAAATTTATTCAAACCTTGCAGAAATACAAGGCGATTTGTAAATACAGATTATATGCTTATTGTTTAATGGGTAATCATCTCCATTTACTGTTGATGGAAGGCACGGAACCCCTAGGGAATGTGATGCGAAGGATATGTAGCAGCTATGTTTTATGGTACAACAAAAAGTATGACAGGGTAGGGTACTTATTTCAGGATCGATTTAAAAGCGAGCCTGTAGAAGATGATGGATATTTTCTAACAGTACTTAGATATATATTTCAGAATCCTGTAAAAGCTGGTATAGTAACTAAAATTAAAGATTATAAGTGGACTAATTATACTGACTACATTGAAGGAAGCAATAAAACCGATACGGACTTTGTTCTTGATTTTTTTAATACAAATAGAGAAAGAGCAATAAGGAGTTTCATTGAGTATATAAACAAAACGAACGATGATAAATGTCTGGATATCCCGGGAAAACGGCAGTTAACGGATGAAGATGCTAAAAAAATAATCAAGGATCATTGTCATATTTATAATGCGCTAGATTTGTATAAGTTTGATGTTAATAAGAGAAATCAATACTTAAAAGAGTTGAAGGAAGGTTATGGCTTATCAATTAGACAAATAGAGAGGTTGACGGGAATTGGCAGGGGGATTATCCAAAGAGCCTAG
- a CDS encoding TIGR04076 family protein — MKKVKITVMKTACYKDLIEKYENPITHACDMVEGQVFIANGWQKPEGFCDSAWDSVSSFVMTLAHGGEDFYDGWMKNKKSAMISCNDGFRPVSFLLETMDEDSEEN, encoded by the coding sequence ATGAAGAAAGTAAAAATAACTGTCATGAAGACGGCTTGCTATAAAGACTTAATTGAAAAATATGAAAACCCCATCACTCATGCCTGTGATATGGTTGAGGGCCAAGTGTTCATTGCTAATGGCTGGCAGAAACCAGAAGGCTTTTGCGATAGCGCATGGGATAGTGTTTCTTCATTTGTAATGACTCTTGCTCATGGTGGCGAAGACTTCTATGATGGTTGGATGAAGAATAAAAAGTCAGCTATGATTTCGTGTAATGATGGCTTCCGCCCAGTTAGCTTTCTGCTTGAGACAATGGATGAGGATAGTGAGGAAAACTAA
- a CDS encoding transposase, with product MGIYTTNAVEAYHRMVRKFTKAKAIFPTDDSIRKVVFLSVKEIAKKWTKPARDWAMAYSQIMIFFADRFAA from the coding sequence ATGGGTATCTATACGACCAATGCAGTGGAAGCATATCACAGAATGGTGCGCAAATTCACGAAAGCAAAGGCGATTTTCCCGACTGACGACTCAATAAGAAAGGTTGTTTTCCTGTCGGTCAAGGAAATCGCGAAAAAATGGACGAAGCCGGCGCGAGATTGGGCAATGGCATATAGCCAGATTATGATTTTCTTTGCAGATAGATTTGCGGCTTAA
- a CDS encoding HNH endonuclease, whose amino-acid sequence MGEHGNVNLRAENCRLKGKDIIVLYRDELDLSSEQWLELLQDNTVFKDEDILLVLELYKCNNCREYASVLADSLGVASHSVLNLQIGRLGKRIIARYPDIKYPTREDGVVRYWHIPFWGEDGEKKGHYYWQLRPELKEALKMLKSNQKRKIFALHGEVQLAQEVDEEQTEKLYEGAKIQIVVNAYERNIKARQICIDKYGYKCSICDFDFEEFYGMLGSDYIEVHHLIPLHEINKEYRVDPINDLRPVCPNCHAMLHRAGISYEELKNKIESEC is encoded by the coding sequence GTGGGGGAACATGGAAATGTTAATCTGAGGGCAGAAAATTGCAGGCTGAAGGGAAAGGACATAATCGTGTTATATAGAGACGAATTAGACTTATCTAGTGAACAATGGTTGGAATTGCTACAGGATAATACTGTTTTTAAAGATGAAGATATTTTATTAGTTTTAGAACTTTATAAATGCAATAACTGCCGCGAGTACGCATCCGTATTAGCAGATTCTTTAGGTGTAGCGTCACACTCAGTCCTAAATCTGCAAATTGGGAGATTGGGGAAAAGAATCATTGCCAGGTACCCTGATATTAAATATCCAACGAGGGAAGACGGCGTTGTTAGATACTGGCATATACCTTTCTGGGGTGAAGATGGGGAAAAGAAAGGTCACTACTACTGGCAATTAAGACCCGAATTAAAAGAAGCATTGAAAATGCTAAAGAGTAATCAAAAACGAAAGATATTTGCTTTACATGGAGAAGTTCAACTAGCACAGGAGGTTGATGAAGAACAAACAGAGAAGCTATATGAAGGAGCAAAAATACAAATTGTTGTAAATGCGTATGAGCGTAACATTAAGGCTAGACAGATTTGTATCGATAAATATGGCTATAAATGCAGCATATGTGACTTTGACTTTGAAGAGTTTTATGGTATGTTAGGCTCTGACTACATTGAAGTACATCATTTAATACCTTTGCATGAAATAAATAAGGAATATCGTGTTGACCCGATTAACGATTTACGGCCTGTTTGCCCCAATTGTCATGCAATGCTTCATCGAGCTGGAATTTCGTATGAGGAATTAAAAAATAAGATTGAGTCTGAATGTTAG
- a CDS encoding transposase → MVLITTEVIFVPRVARIKSKSGIYHIIMRGINRQIVFEENEDCVKFIQTLQKYKAICKYRLYAYCLMGNHLHLLLMEGTEPLENVMRRICSSYVLWYNKKYDRVGYLFQDRFKSEPVEDDGYFLTVLRYIFQNPVKAGIVTKIKDYKWTNYTDYIEESNKTDTDFVLDIFNTNRERAIRSFIEYINKTNDDKCLDIPGKRQLTDEDAKKIIKDHCHIYNTLDLHKFDVNKRNQYLKELKEGYGLSIRQIERLTGIGRGIIQRA, encoded by the coding sequence GTGGTATTAATTACCACAGAGGTGATTTTTGTGCCAAGAGTGGCCAGGATAAAAAGTAAGAGTGGAATATACCATATTATTATGAGAGGAATTAATCGTCAGATTGTGTTTGAGGAGAATGAAGATTGCGTCAAATTTATTCAAACCTTGCAGAAATACAAGGCGATTTGTAAATACAGATTATATGCTTATTGTTTAATGGGTAATCATCTCCATTTACTGTTGATGGAAGGCACGGAACCCCTAGAGAATGTGATGCGAAGGATATGTAGCAGCTATGTTTTATGGTACAACAAAAAGTATGACAGGGTAGGGTACTTATTTCAGGATCGATTTAAAAGCGAGCCTGTAGAAGATGATGGATATTTTCTAACAGTACTTAGATATATATTTCAGAATCCTGTAAAAGCTGGTATAGTAACTAAAATTAAAGATTATAAGTGGACTAATTATACCGACTACATTGAAGAAAGCAATAAAACCGATACGGATTTTGTTCTTGATATTTTTAATACAAATAGAGAAAGAGCAATAAGAAGTTTCATTGAGTATATAAACAAAACGAACGATGATAAATGTCTGGATATCCCGGGAAAACGGCAGTTAACGGATGAAGATGCTAAAAAAATAATCAAGGATCATTGTCATATTTATAATACGCTAGATTTGCATAAGTTTGATGTTAATAAGAGAAATCAATACTTAAAAGAGCTGAAGGAAGGTTATGGCTTATCAATTAGACAAATAGAGAGGTTGACGGGAATTGGCAGGGGGATTATCCAAAGAGCCTAG